The following are from one region of the Siniperca chuatsi isolate FFG_IHB_CAS linkage group LG21, ASM2008510v1, whole genome shotgun sequence genome:
- the LOC122869406 gene encoding serotonin N-acetyltransferase-like, whose translation MMSVVGAQPFIKPMQPTPSVSPGIQRRHTLPASEVRPLNTQDAISVFEIEREAFISVSGECPLHLDEVRHFLTLCPELSMGWFEEGRLVAFIIGSLWDQDRLTTDALTLHKPRGSTVHIHILAVHRTFRQQGKGPILMWRYLQYLRCLPNVRRAVLMCEDFLIPFYRKSGFKVLGRCGITVANLTFTEMWYPISGHAYMRRNSEAIRFPQNPLTLPLTKTDEQVDV comes from the exons ATGATGTCCGTTGTTGGCGCGCAGCCTTTCATCAAACCAATGCAGCCAACACCTTCTGTTTCGCCCGGGATCCAGCGGAGGCACACACTTCCCGCAAGCGAGGTCCGACCGCTCAACACGCAAGATGCCATAAGCGTCTTTGAAATCGAGCGAGAAG CATTTATCTCAGTGTCAGGTGAGTGTCCCCTCCACCTGGATGAGGTGCGTCATTTCCTCACACTGTGTCCAGAGCTGTCCATGGGCTGGTTTGAGGAGGGCCGGCTGGTGGCTTTTATCATCGGCTCTCTCTGGGACCAGGACCGACTCACTACA GACGCACTGACTCTCCACAAGCCCCGCGGCTCCACCGTCCACATCCACATCCTCGCTGTCCATCGCACCTTCAGGCAGCAGGGCAAAGGTCCCATTCTGATGTGGCGCTACCTGCAGTATCTCCGCTGCCTGCCCAATGTGCGCCGAGCAGTGCTGATGTGCGAAGACTTCCTCATTCCCTTCTACCGCAAGTCAGGCTTCAAGGTGCTGGGGCGCTGTGGCATCACCGTGGCCAACCTGACATTCACGGAGATGTGGTACCCCATCAGTGGCCACGCGTACATGCGGCGCAACAGTGAAGCGATCCGTTTCCCTCAGAATCCCTTGACTCTGCCACTGACAAAGACTGATGAACAAGTTGATGTATGA
- the LOC122869407 gene encoding envoplakin-like, with translation MSKQKEYSPVKISKSQATDLALVISRMQKNADQVEKNILRSEELLALDIERDGENLPLIHQKVNTDNLAEAEGLLKDLFMDVDKSKRLQHPQATEIERDVRNLHDRWAKDCATYRELYGQVQDLEPTQKIDWGPLLDEKLKKLNSEVYGPNLPDVEKQIAAHNILHQAIEAYSAQLNPSTTSSQEQYATLKDKYAKLFESSQQRRVHLASLYEYMQSCNKELAYLSGQKERILQRDWSDCMVDPPGVRMEYEKFKNNGLLAHENEINQLQAEGDRLVEMKHPGSPTIKAHRDTVQAEWQDFLNLCLAQETHLDNIEDYKKFQLDAETLSKSLERLVSTLDPKTLSDKSNPEVLLALEGDEPAVKRNEQRLAALRELSSNVVPLKLRRIQPTKPTTVVSLCDWKDEEDTVRRGETLNLKSNFDNKNWELLSSSGKTRTLPGVCFMIPPPDAEALEKVNSLDRALTDLKSHRSAIMASLKNPTVEVVRPQKAAAVQSAPEDPKAAELASKIDNINRALDQSKKEILSRLRAPLDTRNPTQDLVNRLQEHEKSAQTLRKLESEKSAVQREMDPILAKKPLGPTASTLPLKLSAANNKIDDINTLIDLYNKKATASMFLEKQAQNVEGIVSGFEEQLAKDGAIFDQPNALPSRNQQLQVMRMDVASKKDEFNKLGRDLDMTEQACSSLQQSFNEYCPDIRRQENDVKQLKNRYAIVNNQLQERSALTQKATNKKQDFQNAAQSLDFFLVNLPNNTIRPTDDVAQITAKQNSQKKVMEDIKRKSGDLDKLKFLSRDLQSVLNEYEVKSNTYRGTLNDDNDDDGDDDNDNEPILKKRQTMAQSIQRKEKDLLNRFSEVSAENDQLLSQLGIVKSIKARSEEKISQVVVNQQLQLQSQKKDLRESDSLKNELSEEIARRLHAEKDLETYRKRLVSLKGRRGVERLEEKEVVQYYRDPKLEVELQSLKNQIQDEAFKRSGTHSELEIINDKIIKLEIQLTRIEPKMVTKLLTEYERDPQLDKEAANIRDEMQRIRLELQTRDTEAVHVKTELTVLSQQKPKIREKVVKKEVVRLEKDPQMLKAVLTFQSDIAEEESQCKSLNDSIFRIRSQLNTLERVIPTIQPKIVTKVVKQVQQDPEMLEESKKLRMALEEEKDENVILMKDLTTLQLRYGEVDKLRHKVEVKEIINEIYRVDPETEVVLVRLRKELQDLSRNRTDLEKEINTVTATLTTLRAQKPKVEYKEVTQEVIKEEKSPEVIRELQRLNNQVSRLQVNCDTTLELLTHLRKERDELKAEKSIVETKLVNKEVIKYENDPLLEKEADRLRRNVREEIHQRRSVEECLFDLQNQYIVLERQKPEEKIVMQEVVRLQKDPKQILELDKLNKTLDDEVKARRKLELEVRQLRALVQEKESTLAQMDDRQKKIQVESELRQIKSRILDLENAPAPVEEKIVIEEVLKVERDPKLEKLTDGIRVDLEAEGTNISHLEREIRNLKIKLEILQKEKSVEKVVYREVVRVEKDPALEAERKHLRELVAQERNLRRNQEDNFQNINIKMTHLQTSKSVTSQEETAVITNRDALQSEKEDLLRQLKMLESQRQNISITFQQQSKLMSERNQMARQRSLKSSFEMQRLEKEILNEKDKIHQRDTLIIELQNSIKKEDQSETHTRETNLSTKITIMDPETGKDMSPYDAYLQGLIDRNQYIHLSELECDWEEITSTSPDGDTTVLQDRKSGKQYSVKDALRNGRLTQNDVIRYKEGKMHISEFALLVVGETRKPYIPPITAPRSPIKPTPPSPLNSMPTSLRSSNTNLNTQRYGSLNNLSASAGDEHFPISGIFDTTTESRMSVRSALTRKLIDADTALKLLEAQAATGGIVDIAKKDKLSVHKAAEHGLIHTDHKYKLLNAQKAFTGVEDPMTKQRLAVGPAAQKGYIPQENARRYMEAQYLTGGFVDPSKAGRLTVQEALATNLIDSTTANELQDEASLTKELVNPITKEKISYKQAMDLCKKDISTGLLLLPAASTDAANAPSYSNYRFSSSYSKV, from the exons ATGTCGAAGCAAAAGGAATACAGTCCTGTAAAGATCAGCAA GAGTCAGGCCACTGACCTGGCTCTGGTGATTTCTCGCATGCAGAAGAATGCAGACCAAGTAGAGAAGAATATCCTGCGATCAGAGGAGCTGCTGGCTTTG GACATAGAGCGCGATGGGGAGAATCTGCCTCTGATCCACCAGAAGGTGAACACAGACAACCTGGCAGAGGCTGAGGGGCTGCTGAAGGATCTCTTCATGGACGTGGACAAGTCCAAGAGGCTGCAGCATCCGCAGGCAactgagatagagagaga TGTTAGAAATCTGCATGATCGCTGGGCGAAGGACTGCGCCACCTACAGGGAACTGTATGGCCAGGTGCAAGATTTGGAGCCGACGCAAAAGATCGATTGGGGTCCTCTGCTGGATGAAAAACTG AAAAAGCTAAATTCAGAGGTATATGGCCCCAACCTGCCTGATGTAGAGAAGCAGATTGCAGCACATAACATTCTGCACCAGGCGATCGAGGCCTACAGCGCCCAGCTGAACCCCAGCACTACCTCTTCACAG GAGCAGTACGCCACCCTCAAAGATAAATATGCTAAACTTTTT GAGAGCTCCCAGCAGAGACGCGTCCACCTGGCCTCTCTGTACGAATACATGCAGAGCTGCAATAAGGAACTGGCCTACCTGTCGGGCCAGAAGGAGAGGATCCTCCAAAGAGACTGGAGTGATTGCATGGTCGACCCCCCAGGCGTCCGCATGGAGTATGAG AAATTCAAAAATAATGGACTACTAGCACATGAGAATGAGATCAACCAGCTGCAGGCGGAAGGAGATCGTCTTGTTGAGATGAAACACCCTGGCAGCCCAACAATAAAG GCACACAGAGATACTGTGCAGGCTGAGTGGCAAGATTTCCTCAACTTGTGCCTAGCACAGGAAACACACCTGGACAACATTGAAGACTACAAGAAG TTCCAGCTGGATGCAGAGACGTTGTCCAAGTCCCTGGAGAGACTCGTTTCCACTCTGGACCCAAAGACTCTGTCCGACAAGAGCAACCCTGAGGTCCTGTTGGCGctggag GGAGATGAACCAGCAGTAAAGAGGAATGAGCAGCGTCTTGCTGCTCTCAGGGAGCTCAGCAGCAACGTCGTGCCTCTGAAGTTACGCCGAATCCAGCCCACCAAACCCACCACTGTAGTGTCCCTGTGTGACTGGAAAGATGAAGAG gacaCAGTGAGGCGTGGTGAGACGCTAAACCTAAAGTCCAACTTTGATAATAAGAACTGGGAGCTTCTGAGCAGCAGTGGGAAGACCAGAACCCTCCCTGGGGTATGTTTCATGATTCCACCACCTGATGCTGAGGCCCTGGAGAAAGTAAACAG TCTGGACAGAGCACTGACAGACCTGAAGAGCCATAGATCTGCAATTATGGCCTCCTTGAAGAACCCCACTGTGGAGGTGGTTCGCCCTCAGAAGGCAg CCGCCGTACAAAGTGCTCCAGAGGATCCCAAAGCTGCAGAGCTAGCAAGTAAAATAGACAACATCAACAGAGCTCTGGATCAGAGCAAAAAAGAAATCCTGAGTCGACTCAGAGCCCCGCTAGACACCCGAAACCCCACCCAAGACCTGGTGAACAGGCTGCAAGAGCATGAG AAATCTGCTCAGACATTAAGAAAGCTGGAGTCTGAGAAGTCTGCGGTCCAGAGAGAGATGGACCCTATTCTGGCCAAGAAACCCCTTGGACCCACTGCCTCCACCCTGCCCCTCAAACTCAGTGCCGCCAACAACAAGATTGATGACATCAACACCCTTATCGATCTTTATAATAAAAA AGCTACAGCCTCCATGTTCCTAGAAAAGCAGGCACAGAATGTGGAAGGCATCGTCTCTGGGTTTGAGGAGCAGCTAGCTAAAGATGGTGCCATTTTTGATCAACCTAATGCCCTCCCGAGTCGcaaccagcagctgcag GTTATGCGTATGGATGTCGCCTCAAAGAAGGATGAGTTCAATAAATTGGGGAGAGACTTGGACATGACAGAGCAAGCATGCAGCTCCCTGCAGCAGAGTTTCAATGAATACTGTCCTGACATCCGCCGCCAGGAGAATGATgtgaaacagctgaaaaacCGTTACGCGATTGTCAATAATCAGCTCCAGGAAAG GTCTGCTCTCACACAgaaagcaacaaataaaaaacaagatttcCAGAATGCTGCTCAGTCACTGGATTTCTTCTTGGTCAATTTGCCCAATAATACAATCAGACCTACTGATGATGTGGCACAGATAACAGCCAAGCAAAACTCTCAGAAG AAAGTGATGGAGGATATCAAGAGGAAATCAGGTGATTTAGACAAACTCAAGTTTCTTTCCCGTGATCTGCAGAGTGTCTTAAAT GAGTATGAGGTTAAGTCAAACACTTACCGTGGCACTCtgaatgatgacaatgatgatgatggcgatgatgacaatgataatGAACCAATCCTAAAGAAACGTCAAACTATGGCTCAATCTATACAGAGAAAG GAGAAAGATCTACTGAACCGTTTCTCTGAGGTGTCTGCAGAAAATGACCAGCTACTCAGCCAGTTGGGGATTGTGAAGAGCATCAAGGCCAGG AGTGAAGAGAAAATTAGTCAGGTAGTCGTCAATCAGCAGCTCCAGCTACAGAGCCAAAAGAAGGACCTGAGGGAGAGTGATAGTctgaaaaatgaattaagtGAGGAGATTGCCAGGCGCTTACATGCTGAAAAAGACCTGGAAACATACCGTAAGAGGTTAGTGTCTCTGAAGGGTaggagaggagtggagaggttggaggagaaggaggtggtgCAATACTACCGTGACCCCAAATTGGAGGTGGAACTACAGTCCCTGAAAAATCAGATCCAGGATGAAGCATTCAAGAGATCAGGAACCCATTCAGAGTTAGAAATTATCAATGACAAGATTATCAAATTGGAAATACAGCTGACCAGAATCGAACCTAAAATGGTGACCAAGTTACTAACTGAATATGAGAGAGACCCACAGCTTGACAAAGAAGCTGCCAATATTAGAGATGAGATGCAGAGGATACGACTGGAGCTCCAAACGAGAGATACTGAGGCAGTTCATGTGAAAACTGAGCTCACGGTTCTTTCTCAGCAGAAACCAAAAATCAGGGAGAAGGTTGTTAAGAAAGAAGTGGTGAGGCTTGAAAAAGATCCACAGATGCTGAAAGCTGTTCTCACGTTCCAGAGTGATATTGCGGAGGAGGAATCCCAGTGCAAGTCACTCAATGATAGCATTTTTAGAATAAGGAGCCAACTAAACACACTAGAAAGGGTCATTCCCACCATCCAACCTAAGATAGTCACCAAGGTGGTGAAGCAAGTACAGCAAGATCCAGAAATGCTTGAAGAGTCGAAGAAACTACGAATGGCCttggaagaggagaaagatgagAACGTTATATTGATGAAGGACCTGACCACTCTTCAGCTACGTTATGGTGAAGTGGACAAGCTCAGGCATAAAGTCGAGGTCAAGGAGATCATCAATGAGATCTACAGAGTTGATCCTGAGACAGAAGTCGTGCTGGTGCGTCTGAGGAAAGAGCTGCAGGATTTAAGCCGTAACCGTACAGACCTGGAGAAAGAAATCAATACTGTGACAGCGACTCTGACTACCCTGCGCGCACAAAAACCCAAAGTGGAGTACAAGGAGGTGACCCAGGAGGTGATCAAAGAAGAGAAAAGCCCAGAGGTCATTAGGGAATTGCAAAGGCTGAATAACCAAGTCTCCCGTCTGCAAGTCAACTGTGACACCACCCTAGAGCTGCTGACCCACCTACGTAAAGAAAGAGATGAGTTGAAAGCTGAAAAATCCATCGTGGAGACCAAGCTAGTTAATAAAGAAGTCATCAAATATGAGAATGATCCTCTCCTTGAGAAAGAGGCTGACAGGCTTCGGAGGAATGTAAGAGAAGAGATTCACCAACGCCGCAGTGTGGAGGAGTGTCTCTTTGACCTCCAGAACCAATACATTGTCCTTGAAAGGCAGAAGCCAGAAGAGAAGATTgtaatgcaggaagtagtgcgTCTTCAGAAGGACCCCAAGCAGATCCTGGAGCTTGATAAGTTGAACAAGACCCTGGATGATGAAGTGAAAGCCCGTAGAAAGCTTGAATTGGAGGTCAGACAGCTCAGAGCCCTGGTTCAAGAAAAAGAGAGTACCCTGGCTCAGATGGATGATCGTCAAAAGAAGATTCAAGTAGAGTCAGAGCTCAGGCAGATCAAATCTCGCATTCTTGATCTGGAAAACGCTCCAGCGCCCGTTGAAGAGAAGATTGTCATAGAGGAGGTCCTGAAAGTGGAGAGGGACCCTAAGCTGGAAAAACTTACTGATGGTATACGTGTCGACTTGGAGGCTGAGGGCACCAATATCAGTCATCTAGAGAGAGAAATCCGCAACCTTAAGATCAAGTTGGAAATTCTGCAAAAGGAGAAATCAGTTGAAAAGGTTGTCTACAGAGAAGTTGTTCGTGTAGAGAAAGATCCAGCATTGGAAGCTGAAAGGAAACATCTAAGAGAGTTAGTAGCGCAGGAGAGAAATCTCAGGCGTAACCAGGAGGATAACTTTCAGAACATCAACATCAAAATGACCCATCTGCAGACATCGAAGTCAGTGACTTCTCAGGAGGAGACCGCTGTCATCACCAACAGAGATGCTCTGCAGAGCGAGAAGGAAGATCTCCTCAGACAGCTCAAAATGTTAGAGTCTCAAAGACAGAACATCAGCATTACCTTCCAGCAACAGTCCAAGCTGATGAGTGAGAGAAACCAGATGGCACGGCAGAGAAGTCTTAAATCATCCTTTGAAATGCAACGGCTGGAGAAAGAAATCCTAAAcgaaaaagacaaaatacaccAGAGAGACACACTCATCATTGAGCTGCAGAACAGCATTAAGAAAGAGGACCAGTCTGAAACTCACACCAGAGAGACAAATCTTTCCACGAAGATCACCATCATGGATCCAGAAACTGGTAAAGACATGTCTCCCTATGATGCCTACTTGCAGGGGCTAATTGATCGCAACCAGTACATTCACCTTTCGGAGTTGGAGTGTGACTGGGAGGAAATCACTTCAACCAGCCCAGATGGGGATACAACAGTTCTGCAGGATCGCAAAAGTGGGAAGCAGTACTCTGTCAAGGATGCTCTGAGGAATGGTCGCTTGACCCAGAATGACGTGATCCGCTACAAGGAAGGGAAAATGCACATTTCTGAGTTTGCCCTCCTTGTGGTAGGGGAAACCAGAAAGCCCTACATTCCTCCAATAACAGCCCCAAGATCACCCATCAAACCCACCCCACCCTCTCCTTTGAACTCCATGCCAACCTCCCTGAGGTCCTCCAACACCAACCTCAACACTCAACGTTATGGCAGTTTGAACAACCTCAGTGCTTCAGCAGGTGATGAACATTTTCCCATCTCCGGTATTTTTGATACCACCACTGAAAGCCGCATGTCTGTGAGAAGTGCACTGACCCGCAAACTCATTGATGCCGACACAGCTCTGAAGCTATTGGAGGCACAAGCAGCCACCGGTGGAATAGTTGATATTGCCAAAAAGGACAAACTGTCTGTCCACAAAGCAGCTGAACATGGTCTCATTCACACAGATCACAAGTACAAGCTTCTGAATGCCCAGAAGGCCTTCACTGGAGTCGAGGATCCCATGACCAAACAGCGTCTCGCAGTAGGACCGGCAGCACAGAAAGGGTATATTCCCCAAGAAAATGCCAGGAGGTACATGGAGGCGCAGTACCTGACCGGTGGCTTTGTGGATCCCTCTAAAGCAGGCCGCCTCACTGTCCAAGAAGCTCTCGCCACCAATCTGATTGACAGCACAACAGCTAATGAGCTGCAAGATGAGGCTTCCCTCACAAAAGAGCTAGTAAACCCCATCACTAAAGAGAAGATATCATACAAGCAGGCAATGGATCTGTGTAAGAAAGACATCAGCACAGGACTCCTGCTGCTTCCTGCAGCCTCCACTGATGCCGCAAATGCCCCATCATACTCAAACTATCGGTTCAGTTCTTCCTACAGCAAAGTCTAG